The nucleotide sequence CTGGAATGGCGCAGAGGCCGTATGGGATTGGAAGCTCGGCATCTTCAAGATTGTCGCAGCGACCGTCCTGCGTGAAATAATAACCCCGCGTCCAGGTGCCGCAGGTGCCGAAAGCGTAGAGGGCCGTTAACCAGGGAAGCTTTGAAAGGGCGACGTAAGTCTCGCCTTGCTCCCAAGTGGCGCTGGGTTTGTGGGCGAAGTAGCAAAGCAGGCGACCGTCGGGGGAGAGATCGCAACGGCGCGGAAAGATGCGTCCCCGCAGCCATGCACCGGGTTTATATTGTCGCTGTACGAGATCCCAGCAGCCCACATGGGACCAGTTGCTGGGACCGCGCCGAAACACCGCCACAATCGGTGCCTCAGTTGCTGGAATGCAATAGATCCGGGGGGCACGCTTCTGTTTGTCACTAACCATTCGTCGCCAGCCTGGGTCCTGCAGTCGGACTACATTCAGTTTAATTTTTCAAGCACACCCCTTGCCATCCCAATCCCCTGTGCTACTGTGTCTAGTTGAATTCGCTCGAACTGAGAGAACCGAATGGACGCCCCCACCATCGCCGTCGAGCACTTAACTAAAGAATATGGCGACTTCACTGCCATCCGCGACCTCAACTTCACCGTCGCCTCCGGCGAAATCCTCGGCTTCTTAGGCCCCAACGGCGCAGGCAAAACCACCTCTATGCGCATCCTCGCCGGCTACCTGCCCGCCACCTCCGGCACTGCCCGCATCGCTGGCTACGACGTGTCCGAGCAATCGATGGACGTGCGCCAGCGCATCGGCTACCTGCCCGAAACCCCTCCTCTCTACATCGACATGACCGTCGAAAGCTACCTCAACTTTGTCGCCGAAATTAAAGGTGTTTCCGCAGGCGATCGCCCCCAAAGCGTCGATCGGGCCATCGATCGCTGCAACCTCGCAGAAAAACGCCACAGCCTCATCCGCAAATTATCCAAAGGCTTCAAACAGCGGGTCGGCATCGCCCAAGCCCTCGTCCACGATCCCCCCGTCATCATCCTGGACGAACCCACCGCTGGCCTCGATCCCAAACAGATTATCGACGTTCGCAACTTAATCAAAAGCCTCGCAGGCGAACACACCATCATCCTCTCCACCCACATCCTGCCCGAAGTCAGCATGACCTGCGATCGCGTCGCCATTATCGATCGCGGCCGCGTTGTCGCCACCGGTACCCCCACCGAACTGACCGAACAACTGCAAGAACAACAGCAACTGCATCTCACCGTCGCTGGCGATCGCGATACCCTCACTGCCACCCTCGCCGCTTTCCCCGAGCTCCAGATTGCTAGCCTCGATGCCATCCCTGCCGCCGACAATCGTTGGAGCCTGACCCTGCAACATCCCCCCGCAGGCGATCGCTGGATCGCCCGCGTGGCCGCCGCCCTCGTGGGGGCCAATCTGGAGCTGTATGAAATGCGTCAATCACAAGCATCGTTAGAAGATATCTTCTTGCACTTGACCACCCAAGAACCCACTGCAGACCCTATCTCCGTACCCACAGCAGCCTAATGCGAAATACCCTAGCCATCTTGCGCAAAGAACTGCGGGGCTACTTCGGCTCCCCCACCGCCTACATCGTCACTGCCGCCTTTTGGGTGTTGGCCGGTTTCTTTTTTACTCAAATCTTGGCCGATATCCTCAACGCTTCTTCTCAGGCGGACTTTTTTGCCGCTCAATTGGGGCGCGGGCAGGGCTTCGATGCAGGCACCCAGTTCCTGCAGCGGTTTTTAGGGGCCATTGTGCTCCTGTTCCTGTTTGTCTTGCCCATGCTCACCATGGGACTCTATGCCGAAGAACGGCGGCGGGGCACGATGGAGCTATTGGCCACCTCCCCCCTCACCAACCTGTCAGTGGCGATCGGCAAGTGGTTGGCCTCGCTGTTGTGGTGCGTGACGATGCTGCTGCCCTTTTTCGTCTTGGAGGTGCTCGCCCTCAGCAGCGCCGAGCCGGGGATGAACTTTGCCCTGTTGGCCGCCGCCCATGTGGGTTTATTGATGATGGCCTCCGCCATCTTGGCCCTCGGGTTGTTCGTCTCCTCCCTCACCGACAACACCCTGATTGCAGCGGTTGGAACGTTCAGTATGGTGCTGCTGCTGTGGGTCATCGATGCGCTAGCGGGAAACAGGACGGGGGCGATCGCCAGTGGGCTGCGCCACTTATCTTTATTGCGCCACTACGAAAGCTGGCTGCAAGGGATTGTCACCAGCGATAGCTTGGTGGTGTTTGCCGGTTTGACGGTGTTTGGCTTGTTTTTGACGGTGCAGTCAGTGGAGGCACTGCGGTGGCAGACGCGCTGATGGAGCCTGCTGAAAGCAGTTTTGCTGAGTGAGCTGCCGAGAACAGTGTTGAGGAATTGGGCATGAAGTGGTTTGGCACGAGTTTGGGACTGGTCGGTGGGGGGGCGATCGCTGCCGGTATTTTTCTCGGATTGGCCGGTTGGCCTTGGCATGCGCCGTTAGTCGCAGTCCCCACCCTTGCAGGATTGGTGCTGGTGCTGATTTGGGTGTTGACCCACCTGAGCCAACTGCGCGCCCTAGTGGGCTTGCGATCGACCCAAAGCAACTTAAATGTATTCGTGTCCGTCATCGCAGTCGCGGTCATTCTGGGGGCGATCAATCTCTTGGCAGCCCGCTATTCGGTTCAGTTCGATCTGACTGAGGCGCGACTGTTCAGCCTTGCCCCCCAAACCGAAACAGTGGTGCGCGAGCTGAGCCAACCGATCCAAATTTCGGTCGTGAGCGACATGCCCTCAGCCAACCTTCGCCGCCGTCTAGAACAATATCGCCGCCTCAATCCCGACCGGGTTCAGATCGAATTCGTCAATCCCCGCAGCAATCCCATCCGCACCGAACAACTGCAGGTCTCTGCCAACAACACCATTGTTGTTACCGCAGGCGATCGCCAACAGCAATTTCCCCAACCCAACCCCCTCAGCCTGGAAGTCAGTCTCACACCTATCTTGCTGCAGTTGACGAGCGAAGGCGATCGCACCATTTATTTTGTCCAGGGACATGGCGAACTGCCCCTAGAAGTTTCGGGCAACAGGCCCGCAATGTCTCAGGCCATTGAGGCCCTCGATGCCGAAGGGTTCGAGACCGAACCCCTCAACTTAATCGCATCGGCAACGGTTCCGGCGGATGCGGCTGCCGTGGTGGTGGCTGCACCGCAACAGGCATGGTTGCCAGCAGAGGTGGAACGCTTGCAGGCTTACTTAAAAGAGGGCGGGCGGCTGCTCTTGATGGTGAATCCCTTTAGCGATCCCCAATTGGATTCTCTGTTGCAGGATTGGGGCATCGAGCTGGCAAACGACGTGCTGGTGGAGGCGAGTCCGGTGAGTCAAGTGTTTGGGGCGGGACCGACGGTGGCGCTGGTTACCCGCTATGGCGATCATCCGATTACTACCCCCTTAGTGGATGGGGGACTGGTAACGTTTTTCCCTTTTGCCCGCAGCTTGTCTGCAGTCGAAGGAATCGAAGCTACTCCTCTACTCAGCACCAGTGACGAAAGCTGGGGGGAATCGGATTTGGACAATCCGCAACTGCAGTTCGATCCGGAGAATGGCGATCGCCTCGGTCCCCTTACTCTCGGGCTGGCGATCGTGCGGCCCGTGATTGAGGATATTGCTGAAGACCCGGCGGAAGCCGCCAGTCAACCTGAAGTGCCGGAGGGATCGGCAGCCGCCCGCGAGGAGGCTCCGGCCCGCGAGGCCCGACTGGTGGCGATCGGCAATGCTGGCTTTGTCTCGGATGGGGCGATCGCTCAATTGGGCAACCGCGATCTGTTCCTCAACACCATCAACTGGCTGGCCGATCGCAACGCTGCCATCACCATCCGCCCCAAATCGCCCACCAATCGCCGCTTCAATCTCACCATTACAGATTTGCAATGGCTGCGACTGTTTTCCGCCATTGTTCTACCGGCGTTTGCCCTCAGCATGGCAGGCTATCTCTGGTGGCAGCGACGCTAGCGGGAGGCAATGATGAAACGAAGTACGACAATTTTGGCGATTGTTGCTTTCGCCTGCGCTGCTGCGGTAGCCATAGTGGAATTGGGGCCGAGACGAGCGCAACAGATTCAACAGGACAATCGTCGCCGCCTCTTAGCCACAACACCTGAGGCCATTTCTCGCCTGTCCCTGCTGGTGGATGGCGAAGCCGTCGAGCTCGAACGTCTCGGCGATACCGCATGGCAAATCCTGCAGCCCATCTCCAGCCCAGCAGAAACCGTTACCGTGCAATCCCTGCTCGAAACCCTCACTTCTGCCACTGCCGAGCCAATCGATGCCGATCCGGCTGACTTAACCCCCTTTGGCCTCGACCGGCCCCAGCAAATCTTTACCCTCGCCTTACCTGAAGGTGTCCTGACCAACATCGCGATCGGCTCCGAAACCTTCGATAGCTCCGGCCTCTATGCCCGCGTCGATGAGGGTCCCATCCGCATCCTCGATCGCACCGTCGAAACCCAACTCACCCCCAGCCTATTCGCCCTGCGGGATAAGACCCTAGCCGCTTGGCCCGTCGAAGATCTCGTGGCCCTGTCCATCCGCAATTCCAACACCGAGATTGCCCTTGCTCGGCAAGCCTCGGCCTGGACAATTGAAGCCCCCCAAAGGCTCGACCCGGATGGCGATGCCCTAGCAGAATTATTCAATCAGTTGAGATTCGTGCAAGCCAGTAGTTTTGTCTCCGAAACCAAAACCAATCTGGCCAACTACGGCCTCGATGCTCCGGCCATAGAGCTGATCGCTCGCTTCACCAACGGCGGCACCCAAACCCTCTCCCTCGGCATTGCCACCAACAGTGCCGCGCCATCCATATTTGCCACCTCCACGACCACCGAGGCGATCGCCACGCTACCCCGCGATACCGTCGATCGCCTGCCCACCTCTTTACTGGAACTGCGGGATAAATCCCTCGGTCCCATCTCCGTTGCCCCGATCGGCCAGATGACGATCGAGGCAGCCGATCCAACCCTCCGCCGCACCCTCACCCCCTCCAATAACCCCGAAGCTTTGTTCGACGACTGGGTACTCTCCGACCAGCCCGATCGCGCCATTTCTGCCGAAAACCTCCTCACTCCATTGATTGATGCCAGAGCCATCGACTTCGTGCCCCCCGACGATCTCGATGCCACAGCAGCCCTCTCCAACCCGTCAATCGCCCTAACCTTCCAGCCAATCGAAGAGATCGGCAATGCTCCCCTCGTGCTGGAATTTGCGCTCCAGGGCGATCGCCTCTACGTTCGCAGCAGCGCTCGCAGCGATATTCTCCTGCTCGATCCCGCCTTCTACGACCTGCTCGCAGCCGCCCTCGGCACCCTCAAACCCCTCAGTTCCGATCGCGACGCGCCACTGGGGCACCTGAGTTCGATAGCTCTGATGGCCCTCACCCCGGCCCCTCTCCCAAGTTTGGAGGAAGAGGTTAGGGGATGGGGGCCAGACGCGAATGGTACTGAATAGAGCCTGAGTTTTTAGCGCTCGATCCGCTACAGAAACGGATATTGTAGACTCGATCGCTACTTCGCTAAGGCTGTATCTCGGTCATTGTTCCGATTCTTGCTAGACTGCTGCTCAGCCACAAATTGCTTGTTGGAAAGGTAAGCCTTGAGATCTTGACCCAATTGAGCGCGATCGGTCTTGTTCAGTTGGGACAGGTCGATCTTGATTGCTTTCGTCATATGTAAAGTGATAAGAAGTCGTAAACATTTGCCAAATCAGCTTAACACAGGGATGGAGACCCACCGAATCTAGGGGTGAAAAGGCAGATGCAACCCTGACGGGCCAGGGAATCGGAAGAGAAGCCGAGATTGTCAGAGCCCAAACCGCTCCCGATAGAACGGGACTCTAGCCAAAGACTCTCGGCGATCGCTCACAAACTGATACTCGTCTTTCAAAAGCTGCTGTACGGTCTCTGCCACCGTCAAGACGTCCTCGAAGGGATACACCTTTACAAACTGGGCCTTCATATTGCGAAAAACAGTATTGAAGCAATGCATCTGCCCGTGATACTGGAATTGAAAGCAAGCCCACCGAGCGATTGCTGCCGAGAGAGGGCGAATCGTTTTCACTTCAAAGTGGAGAGGCACTGCTGGAGCAATGCGCTCGATCGGAGCAAAGGGCAATCCTGCGGGGGCGATCGCTCCCACTTTCAGGCTGTGCAGAGTGGCCGCAATCCGACCGTCAGATACAATCCAGCCCTGGGAATCGTAGATCCGCTTTCGGACGGACACCTGTTGGAAGGTTGTCCTGGGTTCGCTAGCGATCGTGCTGGTGGGAACCACCACCTGAAAGCCACCGAGATCGGCGATCGCCACCTCGCTAATCGCCCCCGCGATCGAAACTGACTGTACTGGCATGAAAACCTAATCCAAGTTACTAAAATGACGTATTTAACGAACTCCCCAAAGGCACGATCGGGCGATCCCGGAACCTATATAACCAAAATCGTATAAAAAAACTAGAAGATGGGAATACGCAGATAAAGATACTCTAATGAGGATGACAGTCACACACTTATAATTTTTTTGAACCGCTGTCTGATGCCGCTGCCAACGGATAACAGCATTGGACAAACAGGTCCAATCTTGTGGAGAGACAGGTATAAATACTGGTTAAAGATTTAGTCTGGAGATCTTCCGCGATCTGACAATATAGCTCGGCAAGCCAAACAATCGTCTGTCAAACCAACAAACTGGCTAAGTGCCGAACTCGATCCACTGCGGGTTTGCTCAATTCGCCCAGAGTTTGGAGAAAGTTCGGGTGTGTCATACCAGAGCCCAAGAATGTCCAGCGGTAAGATACTTGCTGAGTAGCTCGGATGGCCTGTTTCTCCAGTTCGGTCGAGGCCAATCCAGTCGCTAGAGAAAAACTCGCGATATCTAGCTCCACCTGTGCCATCAGGCCACCGTCCAGGAGCTGGCAAATTGCGAAATAATCATCAATTCCGCGAGCAATTGCATCGGGTTCGAGCTCGGCTACCAACTCTTGCAACACGAGGGTATCGAGTTGAGTGTGCTGGGCTTCTTCTAGCCAATGGTGCCTGAGCAAATTACAAAATTGGGCATCGAGATCTTCCGTTCGATTGCCGCGAATACTCTCTATATAGTGACGCTGTGTCATCCATTCGATATGAAGCGTGGCCAGTGCTACCCCCAACGGACTGTGTTGTAACACTGCAGCGGCTATCTCTTCAGGCGGCCCGATGCACTCGCACTCACTGCCAAATCCGCGAGCGAACTCTTCAGCAAAACAGCGAAATAGGCGAATATGCTTGCTTTCTTCTTCGGCAAAGTGTAGCAAAGCTTGGGTAGCAAAGATATTGTGATAGCCAGCATTTTGAATGTGTTGGAGCACAAACGGGAGGATAAATTCTTCCACTACTCCAAACAAATACAGGTAGCTATTGCCGCGAATCTGGTTGAGAATCCGTTTTTCGCGATCGCCGAGACTGGCGATCGCCCCCACCCCCGCTAATGCATCGGGGAGAAACGATTTGCTGAAATCCAGTTGCTTGCCATTGCCAATCAAGTCCTCAACCTGCCAGTTTGCCCTTTGAGATGCCTTGAAAGCAGATTCGTATGAATAATCAATTGATGCCGCCATTGGTAAAACTTCTCCTGAATGTCACTCGATCGGTCTGAAGCAAAGAAGCCAACTTCAGCCTCACCTTTACAGTTCGGATGAAATACCCCAACCCCAAGACCTGCCAGTCTAATGGAGCAAGGCTAATCAATCAACAACCGGACAAAACCCTCGGATGCTGCACGAGTATCTAGATGAATGCGTATAGGCCGTGTCCAGTTTGGGGCGGAGCCATCTCAACGGAGGCCCCTAGGCCAACAGTTGTTGAACCACCACTTCCACTTGAGCTGTAACCAACTCGTCGTGCTTCAGCCAAGCATAGTTAGCCATTTCACTTATCACAATGCAGTAGGAAACAATTTCTGCTGCTGCATTGCGAATTTTTGCTGGATCGATGTCTGGCGAAATCCGCGACAGCAGTTGGCCGAGCTCGGTCTGTTCTTCACTCAGGCGACTGAGTAGAGACGAACGATCGGTATCCATAAACCGGAGCGCATAATTTGCGATCTCTGCGATCGCTGCAACAGAACTTTCAGGTGGTAAAACAGTTTGGGTCATCATGACAAGTCCCTCATTAGTCATCATTTGCTTAAGGCTCGTTTGGCGTTCAGTCAATGCTATTTCGGCTCGTTCGGCGCTCGCTAAGCTCTGACAAAACCGTTAAGATATCGGACTCTCGCTCATTGGTTTCAGTGGCGATCGCGCTCGAGACATCTGTAGAGGCAACCGCAATCCCTTCAGTTCTGGGCTGGGCATAGTAGGCCCTTTCGATACGGTTGCGACTGGTGCCTCGCGCCTCAAGCTGGCCCAGCCGTTGCAGGATTGCCGGTCGAGCGGAGACTGGTGTAGCAGCAAGTACGGTCAGGACTCCAATAGCCGCTGTAAATCTTGCGTAATTGAAATTTGCAATCATGGGTCTGACTCCTTTTAGGTAATTCGAGAATGGATTTGTCGAACAATATTATTGTCTGTAATTCATTCTTTTTAGACAAGACAAAAAGCTGCCATAAAGCGCACTTGAATAGCCATGCGAAAGCAATGTGAGGTTTAGAGAATAAGCACCTTCTTAATTGTGATATAAATGCCATTTTGGCGGCAACAAATAAAGGTCAAGCCTGAAACATATTTCGAATGCTTTGAATCAAAAAAGTCCCCTAATAGGGGACGGAGAGAGAACAATAAAATCTATGGATAAAATATTACTTCTATAGAGTTCACAGTCATTGAAGTTTACTGCATTGCTATCCCGCTATGAATAAGCTGTAGTCTCAGTAGGATTGAGGATTTTGAACTGCTGGGTATACCCAGCACACTTTTCAGAGGCCCGCCACCCGGATCGAAATAGAAAGGCTGGAAAAGAGGCAGCACATTGACTATCGGCTAGAGGAGCCATAAGGAATTCAGGTAAGAAGTCTATTCAACCACCAACTTAGAATTGAGCTGAATCGCATTGGCAATGTTGTAAAAGTTGGGCGACGTTTTTTGAACAAACCGGTGAATGTCTGCAAATTGCTCTGGAGTACCATCCCCTTGAATTCGCACCGTATAAGAAATCGTGTCGTAGCCCGGAATCACATTGGGGTCGATCGCCAGGAAACCTCTTAAGTCAATATCGCCCTCCGTTTCAATTTCCAGCTTCTCCAACTGGATGCCATTGAGGGCGCAGGCAGCCACGTAACCCACCATCATGCAGGCATTGAGGGCTCCCATTAAATACTCTTGCGGATTGGGAAACTGGTTTGTGCCGCACAGTTCGGTCGGTTCGTCTGTACGGAACTGAAACTCGCGCTCGATCTCCTGGCCGCCGAGAACGTAAGAGCGCACCTTCGTTTCACTGCGAGTTTGCCCCTGCCACGAACTGGTGACGCGGAATTTTGTCATCCCCGAGGCCGGATCGGCTTTAATGGCCTCGATCGTTTCCCCGAGATAGTCGAGGTCAATCCCGTTTAACTTGCCAGTTGCCTTGAGTACTGCGCCTGCCATAATGCCATTTGCTCCTGCGAAAAAACCAACCAGTTGGTATGAATACCATCTGGTCTGTATTCTAGCGATGGCAATCTTGTATCGTCAACTACAGAAATACCTGCACTGGCAATCCTCAGAGACTCTTAGAAAGGCTGCAGCACAATGGCCTCAGCTCCAGGAAGCCAATCTCGAAAGGTTACAATGTTTAACAAACTGGTTTGTATCTTATTTGTGGGTGAAAGACTCTGATGGCAAGTAGAGGACAAGAGACCAAAGAACTGATTTTGGCCAATACAGAAGCTCTTGTGCTCGAACGAGGCTTTGCAGGCACATCGATCGACGAGATCCTCAAACTGACGGGTCTGACGAAGGGAGCCTTCTTTTACCACTTCAAGAGCAAGGCCGCTCTGGCCCGCGCCCTGGTCGAGCGTTATTGGCAGCAGGACTATGCGATGTTGGAGGAATTCTCTCGGCGGGCGGACGAGCTGAGTGAGGACCCGCTGCAGTCGATGCTGATTTTCCTCAAGTTGTTTGAAGAGTTTATTGAGGGTCTGGAGGAACCGCCTGCGGGCTGCGTGTTTGCGTCCTACGTGTACGAGTTCTATCAGTTTGATGATGGCATTAAGCAATTCATTGCAGATGGATTTAAGCAGTGGGGGAAGATGTACCAGCAGCGCATTGAGAAAATTGCGGCGAAGTATCCGCCCAAAATCGCGATCGATGCGGGCGAGTTAGCGGAAACGCTCATGTGCATCATCGAAGGGGGATTTATTTTGTCGAAGTCACTGTGCGACACCTCGCTGACTGCGCGAACGGTGCGGCAATTTCGCCGTCACCTCCAGCTCGTGTTCGAGCCTTAGATGGTAGGTGTAGTAGGGAGCGCAAACCAGTGACGCGCGATCGAGGGCAGCGGGATGGCAAAACCGACGGTTTTTATTGATGGCGAAGCCGGCACGACGGGATTGCAGATTCGCGATCGCCTCTCCACTCGCACCGACTTAGAACTGGTCAGCATCGATCCCGGCCAGCGCAAAGATTCCCAAACGCGATCGCAGTTGCTCAATGCTGTCGATGTGGCGATTCTCTGCCTGCCGGACGATGCGGCTCGCGAAGCGGTGAGCTGGATAAATAATCCTGCTGTCAAAATCCTCGATGCCAGTACTGCTCACCGCACTGCCCCCGACTGGGTTTATGGCTTCCCCGAATTGGAACCTGGAAGGCGCGATCGCATTGCTGCTGCTCGACGGGTGAGCAATCCCGGCTGCTATCCCACGGGCTTTCTCGCCTGCATTCGACCTCTCGTCAGCGCGGGGCTGATTCCCAAACACTATCCCGTTACTGTGAATGCGGTCTCTGGCTATTCGGGAGGGGGGCGCAAGCTAATTGACAGCTACCGGGCTGCCCGCAACGAACGGGCGGAAGGCTATCCCTACGGCATTTACGGTGTGGACTTGGGGCACAAACACGTCTCCGAAATGCAGCTCTACGCAGGCTTGGAGCATCCCCCGCTCTTTATCCCGTCAGTCAGCAATGTAGAGCAGGGAATGTTGGTGCAAATTCCCCTGCCGCTGTGGACTTTGGAGTACCCCCCCAGTGGAGCGGAGTTGCAAGCTGCATTAGCTGATTACTATCGCGACGAGCCTTTTGTAGAAGTAGCTCCTTTGGGGGATGTGGAGGCTTTGCGGGAAGGCAAATTTTTGGATATCGATGCGGTGAACGGGACCAACTGCGTTCAGGTGTTTGTGTTTGCGAGTGACGAGCGGGGGGAAGCGCTGTTGGTGGCGCGCTTGGATAATTTGGGCAAGGGAGCCTCAGGGGCTGCGGTTCAAAATCTCAACTTGATGCTGGGGCTGCCCGAGCAGTCCGAGATTTTACAAGTGGTCTCGGAGAACGGCAGCCGTAGCCCGACCGGTACTCTCCCAACTAAATTGAGCCGCTCTGGATAAGCCCGCTTGTCGCAGTTGAGCCCGCAATTGCCCATTGTCAGCCACCTCCTGCATGGATCGAGCCAAACTATCGATGTTGTAAGGATCGACCAGCAGAGCGGCATCCCCCGCCACCTCCGGCAACGAAGCGAGATTGGATGCGATCGCGGGCGTACCGCAGGCCATTGCCTCCAACAGGGGCAAGCCAAATCCTTCCCACAAACTCGGAAACACCAGGGCCAGCGCCTGATTGTATAGAGCGGGCAGCTCCTCCTCGGGAACGTAGTCGAGAAAGCGAAGTTGAGGGGCGATCTCTAGTTCTGTCGCCAACTGTTTGAGCTGAGGGGTATAGCGGGGATCGGAGGGGCCAGCCAGCCAAAATTCCAGTTGGCGGCGATGGGGTATTTGGGCGAAAGCCTGCAGAGCTCTCTGCAGGTTTTTGTGGGGATCGTGGCGACCCACATACAAAAAATAGGGTTGTTGGGGCAGATCGAGGGGACGAAAGCGATCGCGATCGAAGGCTAGCGGAATGGCTGTGACTTGGCGAGCGGGCACCCCAAACCACTTCACCACATCCCGAGCGGTTGCCTCGGAGTTGCAGAGAACGTGTTCTGCTCGGGCAGCGACCTGAGGAATGTAATAGCGAAAGTAGGGCAGCAGGGGAGAGCAGCGGCGGGGAAAGCGGAGGGGAATCAGGTCGTGTACCGTCACCACCGAGCGGCAGCGGCTCCATAATGGCGATTCCGGCACGGGAGAAAACAATAAGCTGGCGCGGCATTGCCGATAAATGCGAGGTAATTGAAATTGCGTCCACCACAACCGCCGTAGGTGACCTGCTGTACCGAAGGCAGGGCTGAGATTGGCAGGAATGGGATAGCGATCGCCAGTTGTTAGCGATCGCGCACTCAAAAAAGTTGGATCGAAATCGCTCAGGTAAGGGGCAATGTTGGCCGCATAGACACTAATTCCAGTGGGCTTATCGAGCAAAACCGACAGATTGACGAGGAGAGAACGAGTGTGATTCAAGAGCGGAATCTCAGAAGGGGGCGTTACCGCCCTCAAGGGTAGCAAGAGAGAGACAGGCGGCAAGGATTGCCATTCTCCACTCGCGGGGTAAAGCAGGCATCGCACTCGGCGAGGGGACCGCACCAGAGTAGACTAAGCTTGACGAGTCTCTTTGCCGCCATTTATGAGCGATACGCTGCTTTTGCGCGACGAACGAAACCAAGTTCTGGAGTGTGAGATCCTCAAACAGGTCCAACTGGACGGAGAATCCTATGCTCTGTTGATGCCCGTACACCAGCCTATACAGGTGCTGGCTTGGGAGGAAGATGTGCCCGAGAGCCATGCCTCCCGCACGAGTGCTCGGCCAGGGGAGGATGAGGACGAGGGTGGCTTAGTTGACTTGGACCCAGAAGAACTGAAGGCAGTCTTGCCAACTGCACAGGCGGTCTTGGAGGAACTCAATCTCAAGCTGATCGAGAGTGCCTATACCTTGACGGTCAAGGGCGATTTGCCCGAACCGATTGAAGAAACGGCGATTGAAATTGCCGATGATGCGGACGAGGTGGAGGAATATCAACTATTGAGCACGTTTTTCCACGACCAGCGCCAATTCGGCATTTTTGCTCCCCTCGACCCACTCCTGTTCTTTGCCGTGCAACCCCCCGACAAAGAAGCCTACCTGCTCTCCCCCAATGCGCCTGAAGAGCTATTTGCCCGCTTGCAAGATCGACTGCTCGATCTGGCCGAATAATCTCGACGATCGGTCTTGTCTGTCAACTCGCTCTAATTCTCGGAGTCCCGACGAGCGGCGATCGCCAGCCGTACATCCTCCACCTTGCGCAGTTCGTTCATCACCTGTACCACATTGCCGTGGGTCAGGGCCAAGTCAGCATTGAGCACGATCAAACGATTGGCATCCTCCTCCGGTTGCGCCTCTAGAATGCCCTCGATCGTAGGCACTAACGCTTCTAAGCTGACCACTTCTCGGTTGACGGCAATCTCGTTATCGTCCGTCACACTTACGTTTACGGCAGGCTG is from Synechococcus sp. PCC 7336 and encodes:
- a CDS encoding biopolymer transporter ExbD — its product is MQIPQEPRRPAEINIVPLIDIIFCILVFFVVASLVLTRSEGLDVTLPKASTAQPKIQPAVNVSVTDDNEIAVNREVVSLEALVPTIEGILEAQPEEDANRLIVLNADLALTHGNVVQVMNELRKVEDVRLAIAARRDSEN
- a CDS encoding DUF3727 domain-containing protein, whose protein sequence is MSDTLLLRDERNQVLECEILKQVQLDGESYALLMPVHQPIQVLAWEEDVPESHASRTSARPGEDEDEGGLVDLDPEELKAVLPTAQAVLEELNLKLIESAYTLTVKGDLPEPIEETAIEIADDADEVEEYQLLSTFFHDQRQFGIFAPLDPLLFFAVQPPDKEAYLLSPNAPEELFARLQDRLLDLAE
- a CDS encoding glycosyltransferase family 1 protein, with protein sequence MNHTRSLLVNLSVLLDKPTGISVYAANIAPYLSDFDPTFLSARSLTTGDRYPIPANLSPAFGTAGHLRRLWWTQFQLPRIYRQCRASLLFSPVPESPLWSRCRSVVTVHDLIPLRFPRRCSPLLPYFRYYIPQVAARAEHVLCNSEATARDVVKWFGVPARQVTAIPLAFDRDRFRPLDLPQQPYFLYVGRHDPHKNLQRALQAFAQIPHRRQLEFWLAGPSDPRYTPQLKQLATELEIAPQLRFLDYVPEEELPALYNQALALVFPSLWEGFGLPLLEAMACGTPAIASNLASLPEVAGDAALLVDPYNIDSLARSMQEVADNGQLRAQLRQAGLSRAAQFSWESTGRATAAVLRDHL
- the argC gene encoding N-acetyl-gamma-glutamyl-phosphate reductase, which translates into the protein MAKPTVFIDGEAGTTGLQIRDRLSTRTDLELVSIDPGQRKDSQTRSQLLNAVDVAILCLPDDAAREAVSWINNPAVKILDASTAHRTAPDWVYGFPELEPGRRDRIAAARRVSNPGCYPTGFLACIRPLVSAGLIPKHYPVTVNAVSGYSGGGRKLIDSYRAARNERAEGYPYGIYGVDLGHKHVSEMQLYAGLEHPPLFIPSVSNVEQGMLVQIPLPLWTLEYPPSGAELQAALADYYRDEPFVEVAPLGDVEALREGKFLDIDAVNGTNCVQVFVFASDERGEALLVARLDNLGKGASGAAVQNLNLMLGLPEQSEILQVVSENGSRSPTGTLPTKLSRSG